One genomic window of Fibrobacter sp. UBA4297 includes the following:
- a CDS encoding helix-turn-helix domain-containing protein, translated as MSLQQEILNGESRTLEYKVELPEDSEKWVKSIVAFANGAGGKFVVGVNNRREFIGIPKKADLFELKDSIADKRWTPVSFAQGDRCRYSISLQGLFKKGQA; from the coding sequence ATGTCTTTACAGCAAGAAATTCTGAATGGCGAGAGCCGCACCTTGGAATACAAGGTGGAGCTGCCCGAAGATTCTGAAAAATGGGTCAAGTCTATCGTTGCTTTTGCGAATGGGGCGGGCGGCAAATTTGTTGTTGGCGTTAATAATCGTCGCGAGTTTATTGGCATCCCTAAAAAAGCCGACTTGTTCGAACTCAAGGATAGTATTGCCGATAAACGATGGACTCCCGTATCGTTCGCTCAAGGTGACCGATGCCGATATAGCATTTCTTTGCAAGGACTTTTCAAAAAGGGCCAAGCGTAA
- a CDS encoding AAA domain-containing protein: MNPREVLVLIKGEIKTEEVETLSFDDASRKCKVVFRNGSAYEYSAGNVVCLNNPCQHDFKKQKISVNGIELYNIENIYEFCDAKSNKKYWHIVFKDKAKTYKCDELKILNETKDSFQSAVLNYLKDVAANNPLLVQEFCENDNKKTDASLLQKQYDKIKGIYEGEDTALALYLKSGAQKDLQTTETQSLVFPFGCNLSQIKAVQNAFKYTISLIQGPPGTGKTQTILNILANLLIQGKTALVVSNNNSAIKNVQEKLSQYKLDFLSAMLGKDENKTSFIESQKPRKLEPPIEKNRPSLASWQKNILKKVSDAKRLFSEQNELARVKTEFESARVNYEHFKDYLDELKILDYSVENRNDLNQFDIESVRSQLESNLKNNPSRNKFSFFTRVWLRFVKGLSNWKFLKGDVAAIIASLENFCFIIRLAEYGNRIKSLENSVKANERAASDLQSFSKLILYESVFRKFYLRKEQTIYKKEDLSRRWGDFLKDYPIVFSTTFASKSALSPNAVFDYVIMDESSQVDIATGALAISCAKNAVIVGDSKQLEKVTTREEKEKYQEIFEKHKVPQMYNCADVSFLDSIGRFIPEAAKTLLKEHYRCHPKIIEFCNQKFYDNQLVVLSNNTEQNPLVIHWTAPTSRENNVNQKQIDAIAQEVMPTLKTTDVGIISPYNKQCNELRKFIPNIDISTIHKFQGREKEVIIFSTVDNVLTEFSGDPQIINVAVSRAKNKFILVASKQEQPKGSILDDLIGYIQYNAGESVESRVYSIFDVLFSQKCCTNFRNMESISKYPSENIAYRMIRDVLKTCPSLDVFFEYPMNHLIRDFSKIADNQALLSYAKHPSTHIDFLITNRISKTPVLAIEIDGANFHKQESVQAERDRMKDCILERYGIDYVRFSTKGSNEREQLESKLKAYMVN; the protein is encoded by the coding sequence ATGAACCCGCGCGAAGTTCTCGTATTAATCAAAGGTGAAATAAAAACGGAAGAGGTGGAAACTCTTTCCTTTGATGATGCTAGCCGGAAATGTAAGGTTGTTTTTCGTAATGGTAGTGCTTATGAATATAGTGCCGGTAATGTTGTTTGTCTTAATAACCCTTGCCAGCATGATTTCAAAAAACAGAAGATTTCTGTAAATGGCATTGAACTTTACAATATTGAAAACATCTATGAGTTTTGTGACGCCAAATCGAACAAAAAATATTGGCATATTGTTTTCAAGGATAAGGCTAAAACCTATAAGTGTGATGAGCTGAAGATCCTGAATGAAACGAAGGATTCTTTTCAAAGTGCCGTCTTGAATTATCTGAAGGATGTCGCGGCAAATAATCCCTTGTTGGTTCAAGAGTTTTGTGAAAATGATAATAAGAAAACGGATGCCTCCTTATTGCAAAAGCAATATGACAAAATAAAAGGAATCTACGAAGGTGAAGATACCGCGTTGGCTCTTTATTTGAAGTCAGGAGCTCAAAAGGACTTGCAAACTACAGAGACTCAAAGTCTTGTTTTCCCGTTTGGTTGCAACCTCAGCCAAATCAAAGCAGTTCAAAATGCGTTCAAATATACAATTAGCCTAATTCAAGGTCCTCCAGGAACCGGTAAAACACAGACGATTTTAAATATCCTGGCCAACTTGCTGATTCAAGGGAAGACCGCGTTAGTCGTATCCAACAATAATAGCGCCATAAAGAACGTCCAAGAGAAGTTGTCTCAATATAAATTGGATTTTCTTTCGGCTATGCTTGGTAAAGATGAAAATAAGACATCTTTTATTGAATCGCAAAAGCCTAGAAAATTGGAACCTCCCATAGAAAAAAATCGTCCGAGCCTTGCTTCGTGGCAAAAGAACATATTAAAGAAAGTTTCCGACGCAAAACGGCTTTTTAGTGAGCAGAATGAGTTAGCTCGCGTAAAGACGGAATTTGAAAGTGCGAGAGTGAATTACGAGCATTTTAAGGACTATCTAGATGAATTGAAAATTTTAGACTACTCCGTTGAAAATCGGAATGATCTAAATCAATTCGATATAGAATCCGTAAGAAGCCAACTAGAATCAAATCTTAAGAATAACCCGTCAAGAAACAAGTTTTCTTTTTTTACTCGTGTTTGGCTGCGTTTTGTTAAGGGGCTTTCTAATTGGAAATTTCTCAAGGGTGATGTTGCTGCGATTATAGCAAGTCTTGAAAATTTCTGTTTTATAATTCGATTGGCTGAATATGGAAATCGCATTAAGTCTTTGGAAAATTCTGTAAAGGCTAATGAGCGGGCAGCGTCTGATTTGCAGAGCTTTTCAAAATTGATTTTGTATGAGAGTGTTTTTCGAAAATTTTATTTGCGTAAGGAACAAACTATCTATAAAAAAGAAGATTTGTCCCGTAGGTGGGGTGATTTTCTTAAAGATTATCCAATTGTTTTCAGCACTACGTTTGCGTCAAAGAGTGCGCTTAGTCCAAATGCCGTTTTTGACTATGTGATTATGGATGAATCTTCGCAGGTTGATATTGCTACGGGTGCGTTAGCTATTTCTTGTGCGAAGAATGCCGTGATTGTTGGCGATAGTAAGCAACTTGAAAAGGTGACGACAAGAGAAGAAAAGGAAAAGTATCAAGAAATTTTTGAAAAGCATAAAGTGCCTCAGATGTATAACTGTGCGGATGTGAGTTTCTTGGATTCTATTGGTCGCTTTATTCCCGAAGCAGCTAAAACTTTGTTGAAAGAACATTATCGTTGCCACCCGAAGATTATTGAGTTTTGTAATCAGAAATTCTATGACAATCAGCTGGTTGTTCTTTCTAACAATACAGAACAAAATCCGCTGGTAATTCATTGGACGGCTCCGACTAGTCGAGAAAATAATGTCAACCAGAAACAGATAGATGCAATTGCTCAAGAAGTGATGCCAACACTCAAAACGACCGATGTAGGGATAATTTCCCCTTATAACAAACAGTGTAATGAATTAAGAAAGTTTATTCCGAACATTGATATATCGACCATTCATAAGTTTCAAGGCCGTGAAAAGGAAGTGATAATTTTTTCAACGGTAGATAATGTTTTGACCGAGTTTTCCGGAGATCCGCAGATAATAAATGTGGCTGTTTCAAGAGCAAAGAATAAGTTTATATTGGTTGCTTCCAAACAGGAACAGCCAAAGGGTAGTATTCTTGATGACCTAATAGGTTACATTCAATACAATGCCGGTGAGTCTGTAGAAAGTAGGGTTTATTCCATTTTCGATGTTTTGTTTAGTCAAAAGTGCTGCACGAATTTCAGAAACATGGAAAGTATCTCGAAATATCCTTCGGAAAACATTGCGTACAGAATGATTCGCGATGTCTTGAAAACTTGCCCAAGTTTAGATGTGTTCTTTGAGTATCCAATGAATCATCTAATTCGAGATTTTTCAAAAATAGCGGATAATCAGGCGTTGCTCAGTTATGCCAAACATCCTTCAACGCATATTGATTTTCTAATTACGAACCGTATTTCAAAAACGCCTGTTTTGGCAATTGAAATTGATGGTGCGAATTTCCATAAGCAAGAATCTGTTCAGGCAGAACGCGATCGTATGAAAGATTGTATATTAGAAAGGTATGGCATTGATTATGTGAGATTTTCTACCAAGGGAAGCAATGAACGCGAACAGCTTGAAAGTAAATTGAAAGCGTATATGGTGAATTAG
- a CDS encoding SIR2 family protein produces MSLSSKKYNFENEDFDFFDEYYNKELNEDDRLKLSIDYIEYKLNDKSMSAIVGAGFSLNSNPSFPDWANLLIDAFNEMYPNEICRNDKESEINYNKRVAKEIQNRREPVVAAEYEKYKGNRESLDIYIENHILQKQELSQNLSIHEAFLKLNWCDIITTNWDNLLESADKDERYEVVRSAKDLKHCNKDRIVKIHGSLRSKTEREEQKYEFDDCFDHLYLITEKDFENYAVNHEGFSNFMKVKILENSFCLFGFSGNDWNFKYWVKELKRIMIKGGHASNLNPIFLFDVSEKDYKIEQKQFFRNNYIIPLKLDDFVRVLNSPAYVQPFDVMLEENQYKDLSDRSQEIPENFSKIFSYFIQKQREKESERMSYEDNLKIDVNKILNKLACFPKDRLSVDLMQEYIDLPKFKVNELYYRQLVVDKIQFLGKDKGLWGEIEYLFVYTWCLNNFFSLTQLFDIDNIELIIRHFVEKKIYLTKAIVFSELIFKYYFDCNKYNKFEEFASLIENKSEDIVDYQRCKFYFKNLEYEELETKIKGWFPEKKKDANPLHILCKITFLLVLEGVYNYTNVELIRNLFEILLKKCNKEPQLKLFILLYYRYYISNKNSEIYQRLTKSINELRSLDLNYPNRYIEILVEEKTKENLDITKPNSKKRHQTTISIPSNNYEKIKYRCLLNFFEYLNIPMEGIISESKFVELIYKVDDGCLYELFPYSFYYFGHSSDEEYMQTVMPLFLRRLSKDTQLFLFEKYINLFKSKEDGGGNLQMLCFLMNEIAKRVENNDAKKYYNLFFERFFNNTDKSLQILANNGKRWGIHDPFVDFLKQIDDEEQLNKILHWIIDNCLMLSKDDFAISYYEDYYIAILNDKKKKTYLTAFYSDDSIISKLLESFKKHYFLALDAFVFLNDEMKEKCTNFLKETISLEINPNVLKNCYSDEAKEKVISIIATSTNFPIDRAVGFIRVLKNLEKLEVADLKKICPSINKVAEKYQKNALSRDRYRYIIKPYYELIYDFYESDNSDLKSAVEESINVFKPIYEEEANKILTFDWISTQDKQMFRDSFFDSFTYSVIMNRKNELIPCVGMALSKIYLDDDFGDMSKYEAVLEIFVHYCGYEKWFSLFKENSLIKFGIIRILRKFKQKIPLCYDDLFIREQMFKLADIAEKMGIEDESVMYWKNESIGDAIDSL; encoded by the coding sequence ATGAGTTTATCCTCTAAAAAGTATAATTTTGAAAATGAAGATTTTGATTTCTTTGATGAATATTATAATAAAGAATTAAATGAAGATGATAGATTAAAGTTAAGTATTGATTATATTGAATATAAATTGAATGATAAATCAATGTCTGCAATTGTTGGAGCTGGGTTTAGTCTTAATTCGAATCCATCATTCCCTGATTGGGCAAATTTATTGATAGATGCGTTTAACGAAATGTATCCGAATGAAATTTGCAGAAATGATAAAGAATCCGAAATTAATTACAATAAAAGAGTTGCCAAAGAAATCCAAAATAGAAGGGAACCCGTTGTTGCCGCTGAATATGAAAAATATAAGGGAAATAGAGAATCCTTAGATATATACATTGAAAATCATATTTTGCAAAAGCAGGAGTTATCCCAAAATTTGAGTATTCATGAAGCTTTTTTAAAGTTAAATTGGTGTGATATTATTACAACTAATTGGGATAATTTACTTGAAAGTGCCGATAAGGATGAACGATATGAAGTTGTTCGTTCTGCGAAAGATTTGAAACATTGTAATAAAGATAGAATTGTAAAAATACATGGGTCACTTAGGTCTAAAACAGAACGAGAAGAACAGAAGTATGAATTTGATGATTGTTTCGACCACCTTTATTTGATTACAGAAAAAGATTTTGAGAATTATGCCGTAAATCATGAAGGGTTTTCAAATTTCATGAAAGTGAAAATCTTGGAAAATTCCTTTTGCTTATTTGGTTTTTCTGGAAATGATTGGAATTTTAAATATTGGGTTAAAGAATTAAAAAGAATCATGATAAAAGGTGGGCATGCGTCTAACTTAAACCCCATTTTCTTATTTGATGTTTCTGAAAAAGATTATAAAATAGAGCAAAAACAGTTTTTTAGAAATAATTATATAATTCCATTAAAGTTAGATGATTTTGTTAGAGTTTTGAATAGTCCTGCGTATGTACAACCTTTTGATGTGATGCTAGAAGAAAATCAGTATAAGGACTTATCAGACCGTTCGCAAGAAATACCGGAAAATTTTTCAAAGATTTTTAGTTATTTTATACAAAAGCAGAGAGAGAAAGAAAGTGAACGCATGTCATATGAAGATAATCTAAAAATTGATGTCAATAAAATCCTAAATAAATTGGCTTGTTTTCCCAAAGACCGTTTATCTGTTGACTTAATGCAAGAATATATTGATTTGCCAAAATTTAAAGTAAATGAATTGTATTATAGACAGCTTGTTGTTGATAAAATTCAGTTTTTAGGAAAAGATAAGGGATTGTGGGGTGAAATAGAATATCTATTTGTTTACACTTGGTGTTTGAATAACTTTTTTTCTTTAACGCAACTATTTGATATTGATAATATTGAATTAATAATTAGGCATTTTGTCGAAAAGAAAATATATTTGACAAAGGCTATTGTCTTCTCAGAATTGATTTTTAAGTATTATTTTGATTGTAATAAATATAATAAGTTTGAAGAATTTGCATCTTTGATTGAAAATAAGTCTGAGGATATTGTTGATTATCAAAGGTGCAAGTTTTATTTTAAAAATTTAGAATATGAAGAGCTTGAAACAAAAATTAAAGGTTGGTTCCCAGAAAAGAAAAAAGATGCGAATCCGTTACATATTCTTTGTAAGATAACATTTCTTCTGGTGCTTGAAGGTGTTTATAATTATACAAATGTTGAATTAATTAGAAATCTATTCGAAATATTGCTGAAAAAATGTAATAAAGAACCTCAATTGAAACTTTTTATACTATTGTATTATAGATATTATATCAGTAATAAAAATTCAGAAATTTATCAAAGATTAACTAAATCTATAAATGAATTAAGATCTTTAGATTTAAATTATCCTAATCGTTATATAGAGATACTTGTCGAAGAAAAAACAAAGGAAAATTTAGATATAACGAAACCAAACTCAAAAAAAAGACATCAAACAACTATTTCTATTCCGTCCAATAATTACGAAAAAATAAAATATAGATGTCTTTTAAATTTCTTTGAATATTTAAATATTCCAATGGAAGGAATAATTTCTGAAAGTAAATTTGTTGAATTAATATATAAAGTTGATGACGGATGTTTGTATGAATTATTTCCTTATTCGTTTTATTATTTTGGACATTCTTCCGATGAAGAATATATGCAAACCGTTATGCCTCTTTTTTTGCGTCGACTTTCAAAAGATACTCAACTCTTTTTATTTGAAAAGTATATTAATTTATTCAAATCTAAGGAAGATGGCGGTGGAAATCTCCAAATGTTATGTTTTTTGATGAATGAAATCGCTAAACGTGTAGAAAACAATGATGCGAAAAAATATTATAATTTGTTTTTTGAAAGATTTTTTAATAATACGGATAAAAGTCTCCAGATTTTAGCGAATAATGGGAAAAGATGGGGTATTCATGATCCGTTTGTAGATTTTTTAAAGCAAATTGATGATGAAGAACAACTCAACAAAATACTGCACTGGATTATAGACAATTGTTTAATGCTTTCAAAAGATGATTTTGCGATATCCTATTATGAAGATTATTATATAGCTATACTAAATGATAAAAAAAAGAAAACTTATCTGACTGCTTTTTATTCTGATGATTCTATTATTTCTAAGTTATTGGAGAGCTTTAAAAAACATTACTTCCTCGCTCTAGATGCATTTGTTTTTCTTAATGATGAAATGAAGGAAAAATGTACTAATTTCTTAAAAGAGACTATTTCTTTAGAAATCAATCCGAATGTTTTGAAAAATTGTTATTCTGATGAAGCTAAAGAGAAAGTTATTTCTATTATAGCAACATCTACAAATTTTCCTATCGACCGTGCCGTAGGGTTTATTCGTGTTTTGAAAAATTTAGAAAAATTAGAAGTGGCTGATTTAAAGAAAATATGTCCTTCAATAAACAAAGTTGCGGAAAAATATCAAAAAAATGCATTAAGTAGAGATCGTTATAGGTATATAATAAAACCTTATTATGAATTAATATACGATTTCTATGAATCGGATAATTCTGATTTAAAATCAGCTGTTGAGGAATCTATAAATGTATTTAAGCCTATATATGAAGAAGAAGCAAATAAAATATTGACATTTGATTGGATTTCAACGCAAGACAAACAGATGTTTAGAGATTCCTTTTTTGATTCCTTTACATATTCAGTAATAATGAACAGAAAAAACGAATTAATCCCTTGTGTGGGAATGGCTTTGTCAAAAATCTATTTAGACGATGATTTTGGAGATATGTCAAAATACGAGGCTGTGTTAGAAATTTTCGTCCATTATTGTGGATATGAAAAATGGTTTAGTTTATTTAAAGAAAATTCCTTGATAAAATTTGGCATTATTCGTATATTGAGAAAGTTTAAGCAAAAAATTCCTTTGTGCTATGATGATTTGTTTATTCGTGAACAAATGTTTAAATTGGCAGATATCGCAGAGAAAATGGGAATCGAAGATGAGTCTGTAATGTATTGGAAAAATGAAAGTATTGGAGATGCGATTGATTCGCTGTAG
- a CDS encoding HNH endonuclease: MSIEFLNYEGLQVKYNPDELIVVPLKVTQSKVGDFGEADFQTFWEVKGKVEEVPSYHVKWVHKTDFIEIVYEKNLNSKIEAYIKTHKQSAPDGISYGKEEYHIENGRISYVLWYAADDNGKVTYNSKINTRTLVFKVGCEEKRNTRTAEQVIRDQSAFRKNLLDLDGKCAISKIAIPEVLQAAHIVAVKDGGFEVVNNGILLRSDLHLLFDSDARILKIDSDGYVHIDKNYVGDCQEYLQFDGVKIDDSVLERVKNNLKNK; the protein is encoded by the coding sequence ATGTCTATTGAATTTCTGAATTACGAAGGCTTGCAAGTAAAGTACAATCCCGATGAATTAATTGTAGTACCGTTGAAGGTTACGCAGTCAAAAGTTGGTGATTTTGGTGAAGCCGATTTTCAAACTTTTTGGGAAGTAAAGGGAAAAGTAGAAGAGGTTCCTTCTTATCATGTAAAATGGGTACATAAAACAGATTTTATAGAAATTGTGTATGAGAAAAATCTAAATAGTAAAATCGAGGCGTATATAAAAACTCATAAACAGAGTGCTCCAGATGGAATTTCATATGGGAAAGAAGAATATCACATAGAAAATGGTCGAATATCATATGTACTATGGTATGCTGCTGATGATAACGGAAAGGTTACTTATAATTCAAAAATAAATACAAGAACACTTGTGTTTAAGGTTGGTTGCGAAGAAAAAAGGAATACGAGAACTGCGGAGCAAGTGATACGAGATCAATCGGCATTCCGTAAGAATCTTTTAGATTTGGATGGAAAATGTGCTATTTCAAAAATTGCAATCCCCGAAGTTCTTCAAGCTGCTCATATTGTAGCTGTAAAAGATGGCGGATTTGAAGTAGTTAACAATGGTATTTTGCTAAGATCAGATTTACATCTTTTATTTGATAGTGATGCTAGAATTCTCAAAATTGATTCTGATGGATATGTTCATATTGACAAAAATTATGTTGGAGACTGCCAAGAATATCTGCAATTTGATGGAGTAAAAATTGATGATTCTGTTTTGGAAAGAGTGAAGAACAATTTAAAAAATAAATAA